The following are encoded together in the Pseudodesulfovibrio indicus genome:
- a CDS encoding 4Fe-4S binding protein: protein MADKHHVIDARRCKACGLCVDNCPKEVLAIGKEINGQGYNYVVQANPENCVLCDICGIVCPDMAIGVIKA from the coding sequence ATGGCTGACAAGCACCATGTTATCGACGCCCGCCGCTGCAAGGCGTGCGGACTGTGTGTTGACAATTGTCCCAAGGAAGTCCTGGCCATCGGCAAGGAAATCAATGGGCAGGGATACAACTATGTCGTCCAGGCCAACCCGGAAAACTGCGTGCTGTGCGACATCTGCGGCATCGTCTGCCCCGACATGGCCATTGGCGTAATCAAAGCATAA
- a CDS encoding UbiX family flavin prenyltransferase: MEHPKRLTIGISGASGSVLALELLKALKEIPGWETHLVISKGGVRTLEHETRVTESQLTEYATRVYDREDVGANVASGTFVTEGMVIVPCSMKTVAGVCHGYSDNLLLRAADVTIKERRKLVMIARETPLSPIHLRNMLTLSQMGVVIMPPMLTYYTHPRSVADMTNHIVGKILHEFGVEGQDFKRWGNAECVTPLRALS, encoded by the coding sequence ATGGAGCACCCGAAACGATTGACCATCGGGATAAGCGGAGCCAGCGGTTCCGTGCTGGCCCTGGAGCTGCTCAAGGCCCTCAAGGAGATTCCCGGCTGGGAGACGCATCTCGTGATCAGCAAGGGGGGCGTGCGTACCCTCGAACACGAGACGCGCGTCACGGAATCCCAGCTGACGGAATATGCGACCCGGGTGTACGACAGGGAAGACGTCGGGGCCAATGTCGCCAGCGGGACCTTCGTGACCGAGGGCATGGTCATCGTGCCGTGCAGCATGAAGACCGTGGCCGGGGTCTGCCACGGCTATTCCGACAACCTGCTCCTGCGGGCCGCGGACGTGACCATCAAGGAGCGCCGCAAGCTGGTCATGATCGCCCGGGAGACCCCACTCAGCCCGATACATCTGCGCAACATGCTGACCCTGTCCCAGATGGGCGTGGTCATCATGCCGCCCATGCTGACCTATTACACCCACCCCCGGTCCGTCGCCGACATGACCAACCACATCGTGGGAAAAATCCTGCATGAATTCGGCGTCGAAGGACAAGACTTCAAGCGGTGGGGCAACGCGGAGTGCGTCACTCCGCTCCGCGCGCTTTCGTGA
- a CDS encoding BCCT family transporter, with amino-acid sequence MTEDACIAERRKLNHYTFWPGFILLAFGILLGLVYHEGLAAILSRTMSWIHVNFGWLEVSLGIIIVMFTAGIAFSPIGDIRLGGRDAKPEFTFWQWFALSLCGCIGIGILFWAMGEPIYHMMQPPLSLHLEPGSKDAGVFAIAQTTLHWTIAQYCFYTICAVAIALVSYNRNYPLSVAAGMYAIFPKKYRPILVPTVHAICLFSLCCAIATSMGAGLMQIGSGTGRIFGYTPGAGTWAVAAAIIIPIYVLSSYSGLKKGMRYLSTGTTRAFFFFMAIVLLAGPTLFILGIGVESFGYFANNFFRNSTLLNTMQVNDKWPMQWLVPYMEIFFIFAPLLGHFLARMGKGRTIRQFILVNVVPPTIFCHFWIATFGGTAVYFQWSGLVDVWAGIHEFGMESMVYILLSQFPFSKILMGIFVVTIVFSFATMTDSLVATLAIISTKGVHVGEEPPKHLKIIWGVVVGLIAYVLCISGGIEPVRGLISLAGFPMMLFTFAMCVSLVKDGMHLLNKPDWLDNKSDDC; translated from the coding sequence ATGACCGAGGATGCCTGTATAGCCGAACGAAGGAAACTCAATCACTACACCTTTTGGCCCGGTTTCATACTGCTCGCATTCGGGATACTTCTGGGGCTGGTCTATCACGAGGGGCTGGCCGCCATTTTGTCCCGGACCATGAGCTGGATCCACGTGAACTTCGGATGGCTGGAGGTGTCCCTCGGGATCATCATCGTCATGTTCACCGCCGGGATCGCCTTTTCGCCCATCGGCGACATCCGGCTCGGCGGGAGGGACGCCAAGCCCGAGTTCACCTTCTGGCAGTGGTTCGCCCTTTCCCTGTGCGGCTGCATCGGCATCGGCATTCTGTTCTGGGCCATGGGCGAGCCCATCTACCACATGATGCAGCCGCCGCTGAGCCTGCATCTGGAGCCCGGCTCAAAGGACGCGGGGGTGTTCGCCATCGCGCAGACCACCCTGCACTGGACCATCGCCCAGTACTGTTTTTACACCATCTGCGCCGTGGCCATCGCCCTGGTCAGCTACAACCGCAACTATCCCCTTTCCGTCGCGGCCGGGATGTACGCCATCTTCCCGAAGAAATACCGCCCGATCCTGGTCCCGACGGTGCACGCCATCTGCCTGTTTTCCCTGTGTTGCGCCATCGCCACCAGCATGGGCGCGGGGCTCATGCAGATCGGCAGCGGCACCGGCAGGATATTCGGCTACACCCCCGGTGCCGGCACCTGGGCCGTGGCAGCCGCCATCATCATCCCCATCTATGTGCTCTCGTCCTATTCCGGCCTGAAAAAAGGCATGCGCTATCTCTCCACGGGCACCACGCGGGCGTTCTTCTTTTTCATGGCCATTGTTCTTCTGGCGGGGCCCACGCTGTTCATCCTGGGGATAGGCGTCGAGTCCTTCGGCTATTTCGCCAACAATTTCTTCCGCAACAGCACCCTGCTCAACACCATGCAGGTCAACGACAAATGGCCCATGCAGTGGCTCGTTCCCTACATGGAGATCTTCTTCATCTTCGCCCCGCTGCTGGGTCACTTCCTGGCGCGCATGGGCAAGGGGCGGACCATCCGCCAGTTCATCCTGGTCAACGTCGTGCCGCCCACCATCTTCTGCCATTTCTGGATCGCCACCTTCGGCGGCACGGCCGTCTACTTCCAGTGGAGCGGCCTGGTGGACGTCTGGGCGGGCATCCACGAGTTCGGCATGGAATCCATGGTCTACATTCTCCTTTCCCAGTTCCCGTTCAGCAAGATCCTGATGGGAATATTCGTCGTGACCATCGTCTTCTCGTTCGCCACCATGACCGATTCCCTGGTGGCCACCCTGGCCATCATCTCCACCAAGGGCGTTCACGTCGGCGAGGAACCGCCCAAGCACCTGAAGATCATCTGGGGCGTGGTGGTCGGCCTCATCGCCTACGTTTTGTGCATATCCGGGGGGATCGAGCCGGTGCGCGGATTGATATCACTCGCCGGATTCCCGATGATGCTTTTTACTTTCGCCATGTGCGTGTCACTGGTGAAAGACGGTATGCATCTGTTGAACAAACCGGACTGGCTAGACAATAAATCGGATGATTGTTAA
- a CDS encoding 4Fe-4S dicluster domain-containing protein, translating into MSTNKAMDHTATEEAADARPAVKKESSPSKGKGISRRKMLGFLGVQVVAGTLAGAAIAAPKNFKAEHYNRGITPDQLPNTRSWLITDPTTCVGCRTCEIVCSLSHDDICQPALSRIHTTYDPQHKLVKLAVMPDVCRQCNMADCYLACEYDALTLDPKTGARVIDPAKCEGCGECFAACPYDMIVENKEKSIFSKCDLCGGDPMCVKYCPADALKFIELG; encoded by the coding sequence GTGAGCACCAACAAGGCAATGGACCATACGGCAACCGAGGAAGCGGCCGACGCCCGTCCGGCGGTCAAAAAGGAATCGTCTCCGTCCAAGGGGAAGGGAATATCGCGGCGCAAGATGCTCGGGTTCCTGGGCGTCCAGGTCGTGGCCGGAACCCTGGCCGGGGCGGCCATTGCGGCCCCCAAGAATTTCAAGGCGGAACACTACAACCGGGGGATCACGCCGGACCAGCTGCCCAACACGCGCTCCTGGCTGATCACCGATCCGACCACCTGCGTGGGCTGCCGGACCTGCGAGATCGTCTGCTCCCTGAGCCACGACGACATCTGCCAGCCCGCCCTGTCCCGAATCCACACCACCTATGACCCGCAGCACAAGCTGGTCAAGCTGGCGGTCATGCCCGACGTCTGCCGCCAGTGCAACATGGCCGACTGCTACCTGGCCTGCGAATACGACGCCCTGACCCTTGATCCCAAGACCGGAGCGCGGGTCATCGACCCCGCCAAGTGCGAGGGGTGCGGCGAATGCTTCGCGGCGTGTCCCTACGACATGATCGTGGAGAACAAGGAGAAGAGCATCTTCTCCAAGTGCGACCTCTGCGGCGGCGACCCCATGTGCGTCAAGTACTGCCCGGCGGACGCCCTGAAGTTCATCGAACTCGGTTAA
- a CDS encoding thiamine pyrophosphate-dependent enzyme, producing the protein MENLSAKYGETLNLDKLTSYCPGCGHGIVTRLVAEAIENLGIMKRTVAIVGIGCGGFSHHYMDIDAIEATHGRSPSFAIGYKMTRPDNIVFTYAGDGDTCAIGLGDLLHAANKGMPVTTVMVNNSVFGMTGGQMSPTSLHGQVTTTTTKGRDTARQGYPLLVPEMMQHMPGVKYLARETVATPKDIRKAKKSIQKAFECQVKGLGYAFVEVIVPCPTGLKKNVRDSYQWCAEHATAYFKPQVFKDETEQDNVA; encoded by the coding sequence ATGGAAAACCTGAGCGCCAAATACGGCGAGACGCTGAACCTCGACAAACTGACCAGCTACTGCCCCGGCTGCGGGCACGGCATCGTGACCAGACTGGTGGCCGAAGCCATCGAAAACCTGGGCATCATGAAGCGGACCGTCGCCATCGTCGGCATCGGCTGCGGCGGATTCTCGCATCACTATATGGATATCGACGCCATCGAGGCCACCCATGGCCGCTCCCCGTCCTTCGCCATCGGCTACAAGATGACCCGGCCGGACAACATCGTCTTCACCTACGCGGGCGACGGCGACACCTGCGCCATCGGCCTCGGCGACCTGCTGCATGCGGCCAACAAGGGCATGCCGGTCACCACCGTCATGGTCAACAACTCGGTCTTCGGCATGACCGGCGGCCAGATGTCGCCCACCTCCCTGCACGGCCAGGTGACCACGACCACCACCAAGGGCCGCGACACCGCCCGGCAGGGCTACCCGCTGCTCGTGCCGGAGATGATGCAGCACATGCCCGGCGTCAAATACCTGGCCCGGGAGACGGTCGCCACCCCCAAGGACATCCGCAAGGCCAAGAAAAGCATCCAGAAGGCGTTCGAATGCCAGGTCAAGGGCCTCGGCTACGCCTTCGTGGAGGTCATCGTGCCCTGCCCGACCGGGCTGAAGAAGAACGTCCGGGACTCCTACCAGTGGTGCGCCGAACATGCGACCGCCTACTTCAAACCTCAGGTCTTCAAAGACGAAACGGAGCAAGACAATGTTGCATAA
- a CDS encoding aldehyde ferredoxin oxidoreductase N-terminal domain-containing protein, with the protein MYGWAGKILRVNLDDGSIVKEDTSKYLNYTGGIGFGYKVVFDEAPTAGPFDPENRIIFAVGPLTGSLAPSTGRSEVISISPHVYAPKSKHPLVTRSGFGGYWGAELKFAGYDAVIVQGKAKKPVFINVVDDEVTIEDASGIWGKDTFEAQDMIKARTGDEKTQIAVIGPSGERLVRISPIMHRIGNAAGQGGFGAVMGSKNLKAIAIRGTKGVQVADKKNLIKYVKSVREFQPGPLGSTPLSTGPLSWTEKHVDPKDINKQALRFDQTESCAPWLNKYHVKSQSCYGCPQGCYSYMNVDGMGGGAVSCTQWFYSWLGNRDKATFLANQLANKLGVDTFEMFPMIQFVWYLQDTTVGGKDLLQILHEKKLVGDEIMAGLEKGHYPPRGDFSTDGLETMMNMIAYRQGFLGEALGEGFRRAMDIIAAKFESMGMKEAAQKTMHFENMEGIMGGVVGGNGGWGMSAHYDPRTFGYYWAVNFAVENRDPNRHSMTNLVEWTGLTFEQAMPVAVRHWGEEIAENGLNDLHRKRDVPLTWNGEKSAKANAYLGQFIHYRGCIKDSITVCDWVFPIMTSGRKDRDYTGDITVEYKLFELVTGEKMTQKTLDDKAARIWVLHRLLTAMEWGGGHKVNLREEHDQLPDHFFTPSETRLLPSYPPADPPHPPLVRENFEAVKNEYYKLMEWDTETGLPTRKLMKRLGMDAELAAFEKKAFRLPA; encoded by the coding sequence ATGTACGGATGGGCTGGAAAGATATTGCGAGTCAACCTGGACGACGGTTCCATAGTCAAGGAAGATACGTCCAAGTACCTGAATTATACCGGGGGCATCGGTTTCGGCTACAAGGTGGTCTTCGACGAGGCCCCCACGGCGGGTCCTTTTGACCCCGAAAACCGGATCATCTTCGCGGTGGGGCCGCTGACCGGCTCCCTGGCGCCCTCCACCGGGCGCTCCGAGGTCATCTCCATCTCGCCCCACGTCTACGCGCCCAAGTCCAAGCACCCGCTGGTCACCCGCAGCGGCTTCGGCGGCTATTGGGGCGCGGAGCTGAAATTTGCGGGCTACGACGCCGTGATCGTCCAGGGCAAGGCCAAGAAGCCCGTGTTCATCAACGTCGTCGACGACGAGGTGACCATCGAGGACGCCTCGGGCATCTGGGGCAAGGACACCTTCGAGGCCCAGGACATGATCAAGGCCAGGACGGGCGACGAAAAGACCCAGATCGCGGTCATCGGTCCCTCCGGCGAGCGGCTGGTGCGCATCTCCCCGATCATGCACCGCATCGGCAACGCCGCGGGCCAGGGCGGCTTCGGCGCGGTCATGGGGTCCAAGAACCTCAAGGCCATCGCCATCCGGGGCACCAAGGGCGTGCAGGTCGCGGACAAGAAGAACCTGATCAAGTACGTCAAGAGCGTCCGCGAGTTCCAGCCCGGCCCCCTGGGCTCCACGCCGCTGTCCACCGGCCCGCTCAGCTGGACCGAGAAGCACGTGGACCCCAAGGACATCAACAAGCAGGCCCTGCGTTTCGACCAGACCGAGAGTTGCGCCCCCTGGCTGAACAAGTACCACGTCAAGTCCCAGTCCTGCTACGGCTGCCCCCAGGGCTGCTACTCCTACATGAACGTGGACGGCATGGGCGGCGGCGCGGTGAGCTGCACCCAGTGGTTCTACTCCTGGCTGGGCAACCGCGACAAGGCCACCTTCCTGGCCAACCAGCTGGCCAACAAGCTGGGCGTGGACACCTTCGAGATGTTCCCCATGATCCAGTTCGTCTGGTACCTCCAGGACACCACCGTGGGCGGCAAGGACCTGTTGCAGATCCTCCACGAGAAGAAGCTGGTCGGCGACGAGATCATGGCCGGCCTCGAAAAGGGCCACTACCCGCCCAGGGGCGACTTCAGCACCGACGGCCTGGAGACCATGATGAACATGATCGCCTACCGCCAGGGATTCCTGGGCGAAGCCCTGGGCGAAGGGTTCCGTCGGGCCATGGACATCATCGCCGCCAAGTTCGAATCCATGGGCATGAAGGAAGCGGCGCAAAAGACCATGCACTTCGAGAACATGGAAGGCATCATGGGCGGCGTCGTGGGTGGCAACGGCGGCTGGGGCATGTCGGCCCACTACGATCCGCGCACCTTCGGCTACTACTGGGCCGTGAACTTCGCGGTGGAGAATCGCGATCCCAACCGCCACTCCATGACCAACCTGGTGGAGTGGACCGGCCTGACCTTCGAGCAGGCCATGCCCGTGGCCGTCCGGCACTGGGGCGAGGAGATCGCGGAAAACGGCCTCAACGACCTGCACCGCAAGCGCGACGTCCCCCTGACCTGGAACGGCGAGAAGTCGGCCAAGGCCAATGCCTACCTCGGCCAGTTCATCCACTACCGGGGCTGCATCAAGGACAGCATCACGGTCTGCGACTGGGTCTTCCCGATCATGACCAGCGGACGCAAGGACCGCGACTACACCGGCGACATCACCGTGGAGTACAAGCTCTTCGAGCTGGTCACCGGCGAGAAGATGACCCAGAAGACCCTGGACGACAAGGCGGCCCGGATCTGGGTTTTGCACCGACTGCTGACCGCCATGGAATGGGGCGGCGGCCACAAGGTCAACCTGCGCGAGGAGCACGATCAGCTGCCCGATCACTTCTTCACCCCTTCCGAGACCCGGCTGCTGCCGAGCTACCCCCCGGCGGACCCGCCCCATCCCCCGCTGGTCCGGGAGAACTTCGAAGCGGTCAAGAACGAATACTACAAGCTCATGGAGTGGGACACCGAGACCGGCCTGCCCACCCGGAAGCTGATGAAACGGCTGGGCATGGACGCCGAACTGGCGGCCTTCGAGAAGAAGGCGTTCCGGCTCCCGGCATAG
- a CDS encoding B12-binding domain-containing radical SAM protein: MKALLLTPPAPRLWNPATAEEDLLPSKTWVPLGIAYLTSALRANAVETVFRDLHRETWPEVAALLERERPDLVGISCFTLGRINADRLASEARRVLPEARIVVGGPHATFFPEHVLANPAVDVVVLGEGEETIVELVACFERGGDLADVPGLALRTGNGVVRTRARERSTDLDGLAFPAYDAFDLAEYKSPEIPERYRDLVGTHILSSRGCPFHCGFCSVNRFFEGRWSRRSPANVADEVERLITDLGVGHVYFSDDLFTLDRQRILDLCREISDRGLRFAWMAETRVDLVDAELLARMREAGCYRIYYGVESGSPRVLKAANKGFTADQVREAFAKTHEAGIEPCCFLMVGNPGETPETIEETVALIREIRPATMPILGINTLLPASPQYDRAKEAGLISDGYWLGGDAPPPYTLEHDVDDLIYLQMLLTRGIAPQVYEQLCAMGFDEKYFLMRRMAKGMDRRA, translated from the coding sequence ATGAAGGCATTGCTCCTGACCCCGCCCGCCCCCCGGCTCTGGAACCCGGCCACGGCCGAGGAGGACCTGCTCCCGTCAAAGACGTGGGTCCCCCTCGGCATCGCCTATCTGACCAGCGCTCTGCGCGCCAACGCCGTGGAGACCGTCTTCCGCGACCTGCACCGGGAGACCTGGCCCGAGGTCGCCGCCCTGCTCGAACGCGAGCGCCCCGACCTGGTGGGCATCAGCTGCTTCACCCTGGGCCGGATCAACGCCGACCGCCTCGCCTCCGAGGCCCGGCGCGTGCTGCCCGAGGCGCGCATCGTCGTGGGCGGGCCGCACGCCACCTTCTTTCCGGAACACGTGCTCGCCAACCCCGCCGTGGACGTGGTGGTCCTGGGCGAGGGCGAGGAGACCATCGTCGAGTTGGTGGCGTGTTTCGAGCGGGGCGGCGACCTCGCGGACGTTCCCGGCCTGGCCCTGCGCACCGGAAACGGCGTGGTCCGCACCCGGGCCAGGGAGCGGTCCACGGACCTGGACGGCCTGGCCTTCCCGGCCTACGACGCCTTCGATCTCGCCGAATACAAGTCTCCTGAAATCCCGGAGAGGTACCGGGACCTCGTCGGGACCCACATCCTCAGCTCGCGCGGCTGCCCCTTCCACTGCGGCTTCTGCTCGGTGAACCGGTTCTTCGAGGGCCGCTGGTCCAGGCGCTCTCCGGCCAACGTGGCCGACGAGGTCGAGCGGCTCATAACGGACCTCGGCGTGGGGCATGTCTATTTTTCCGACGACCTGTTCACCCTGGACCGGCAACGCATCCTCGACCTCTGCCGGGAGATCTCCGATCGCGGCCTGCGCTTTGCCTGGATGGCCGAGACCCGCGTCGACCTGGTGGACGCGGAGCTGCTCGCCCGAATGCGCGAGGCCGGATGCTACCGAATCTACTACGGGGTGGAGTCCGGCAGCCCGCGCGTGCTCAAGGCGGCCAACAAGGGGTTCACCGCCGACCAGGTCCGCGAGGCCTTCGCCAAGACCCACGAAGCGGGGATCGAGCCGTGCTGTTTCCTCATGGTCGGCAACCCGGGCGAGACCCCGGAGACCATCGAGGAAACCGTGGCCCTGATCCGCGAAATCCGCCCGGCGACCATGCCCATCCTGGGCATCAACACCCTGCTCCCGGCCTCTCCCCAATACGATCGGGCCAAGGAGGCGGGGCTGATCAGCGACGGGTACTGGCTCGGCGGGGACGCGCCGCCCCCGTACACCCTGGAGCACGACGTGGACGACCTGATCTATCTGCAGATGCTCCTGACCAGGGGCATCGCCCCGCAGGTCTACGAACAGCTGTGCGCCATGGGTTTCGACGAGAAATACTTCCTCATGCGCCGCATGGCCAAGGGGATGGACCGCCGGGCGTGA
- a CDS encoding IclR family transcriptional regulator: MADDKYFMMRSLEKALFVIETMATKSNWKLKTLHEACSIPKGTLQRILRTLEELDYVRQIERGGAYALTLKLHKIGKQIASQSDLGTALKPILSRLRDKVNETVNLTVLTGTDMVVVHQVTSDHALQMDSVIGDSFPAYMSASGKVFLAFLPEEERQRFVKELRRSDSGITSDTLSGLYEEMEKVRENGIGFDFEELYKGVRCVAAPVFDDAGTIVASISCSVPTVRLDRYFSQKLLYEIPLAAGEASRLLHAPENSFHFDIDEAVEKLVAE, encoded by the coding sequence ATGGCAGACGACAAGTATTTCATGATGCGCTCCCTGGAAAAAGCCTTGTTCGTCATCGAGACGATGGCGACCAAAAGCAACTGGAAACTGAAGACGCTCCACGAGGCGTGCTCCATACCCAAGGGAACGTTGCAGCGCATCCTGCGGACCCTGGAAGAGCTGGACTATGTGCGGCAGATCGAACGCGGCGGCGCGTATGCGTTGACGCTCAAGCTGCACAAGATCGGCAAGCAGATCGCCTCGCAGAGCGACCTTGGCACCGCGCTGAAGCCGATTCTCTCCCGCCTGCGGGACAAGGTGAACGAGACGGTCAACCTGACCGTGCTCACCGGGACAGACATGGTCGTCGTGCATCAGGTCACTTCCGACCACGCGTTGCAGATGGACTCCGTGATCGGCGATTCCTTCCCCGCGTACATGTCCGCATCGGGAAAGGTCTTTCTGGCCTTCCTGCCCGAGGAGGAGCGCCAGCGGTTCGTCAAGGAGCTGCGGCGAAGCGACTCCGGCATCACCAGCGACACCCTCAGCGGTCTCTACGAAGAAATGGAAAAGGTCCGTGAAAACGGGATCGGCTTCGATTTCGAGGAACTGTACAAGGGCGTCCGGTGCGTGGCCGCGCCGGTTTTCGACGACGCGGGAACCATCGTCGCCTCCATAAGCTGCTCGGTCCCCACCGTGCGCCTGGACCGGTATTTCTCCCAGAAGCTCCTGTACGAAATCCCCCTGGCGGCGGGCGAAGCATCCAGGCTGCTGCACGCGCCCGAAAATTCCTTTCATTTCGACATCGACGAAGCGGTCGAGAAGCTCGTGGCCGAATAG
- a CDS encoding 2-oxoacid:acceptor oxidoreductase family protein — protein sequence MLHKCMFSGSGGQGSALMAKMVCLGAIKENLKVVMTQTYGIEQRGGDSTAYVIVSDECIGSPIVENDATIAVALSQSIYDNCFDGTVSGGKLFTNTSMIETPREAEGCDQILLPVSDMGVELGTVRCANMVMLGAVLAGTGILKLETVEEVVNEVFGAKKPKLVGLNVEALRAGYAAMNKEAANG from the coding sequence ATGTTGCATAAGTGTATGTTTTCCGGGTCCGGCGGACAGGGGTCCGCGCTGATGGCGAAAATGGTCTGCCTGGGCGCGATCAAGGAAAACCTGAAGGTCGTCATGACCCAGACCTACGGCATCGAGCAGCGGGGCGGAGACTCCACCGCCTACGTGATCGTCTCCGACGAATGCATCGGCAGCCCCATCGTGGAAAACGACGCCACCATCGCCGTGGCCCTCAGCCAGTCCATCTACGACAACTGCTTTGACGGCACGGTCTCCGGCGGCAAGCTCTTCACCAACACCTCCATGATCGAAACGCCCCGGGAAGCCGAGGGCTGTGACCAGATTCTCCTGCCCGTTTCGGACATGGGCGTCGAGCTCGGCACCGTGCGCTGCGCCAACATGGTCATGCTCGGGGCCGTGCTGGCCGGGACCGGAATCCTCAAGCTGGAAACGGTCGAGGAAGTCGTGAACGAGGTCTTCGGAGCCAAGAAACCGAAACTGGTCGGACTGAACGTCGAGGCGCTGCGCGCCGGATACGCCGCCATGAACAAGGAGGCCGCCAATGGCTGA
- a CDS encoding pyruvate ferredoxin oxidoreductase, with protein MKNTETFAESLARCGVKYHFAYPITPATDVMKRMAVILPEYGGEMMQMESEIAVSSALAGAASSGTLCATSSSGPGVTLMHEAIGFMCAAELPCIMFDSMRVGPGDGDILGAQSDYFVATRGGAHGDYHVIVLAPSSGQEIADIMPHGIRLAYTYRTPVLFVLDGVSAQMTESATLPAYNDYSAEFDTSGWAFTGTQDHPKRALITGSYSHEDGYVMNERLRAKYEVIRENEPMWESEQVEDAELVVAAFGIHGRMCRDLVTRMRAQGRKVGFIRPITLWPFPDKAFSALPESVKNILVVEMNHGQMVDDVRLAVNGRIPVHFLGKTGGDMPMNTLAEMVAEAERILGE; from the coding sequence TTGAAAAACACGGAAACCTTCGCCGAGAGCCTGGCGCGTTGCGGAGTGAAGTATCACTTCGCATACCCCATCACTCCGGCGACGGACGTCATGAAGAGGATGGCCGTCATCCTGCCCGAATACGGCGGCGAGATGATGCAGATGGAAAGCGAGATCGCCGTATCCAGCGCCCTCGCCGGGGCGGCCAGCTCCGGCACCCTGTGCGCAACCTCCAGCTCCGGCCCCGGCGTGACCCTGATGCACGAAGCCATCGGCTTCATGTGCGCCGCGGAACTGCCCTGCATCATGTTCGACTCCATGCGCGTGGGGCCGGGCGACGGCGACATCCTCGGCGCGCAGAGCGACTACTTCGTCGCCACCCGGGGCGGCGCGCACGGCGACTATCACGTCATCGTCCTGGCGCCCTCCTCCGGCCAGGAAATCGCCGACATCATGCCGCACGGCATCCGCCTGGCATACACGTACCGCACCCCCGTGCTGTTCGTGCTCGACGGCGTCAGCGCCCAGATGACCGAGTCGGCCACCCTCCCCGCCTACAACGATTATTCCGCCGAGTTCGACACCTCCGGCTGGGCCTTCACCGGAACCCAGGACCATCCCAAGCGCGCCCTCATCACCGGCAGCTATTCCCACGAGGACGGCTACGTGATGAACGAGCGGCTCCGCGCCAAGTACGAAGTCATCCGCGAGAACGAGCCCATGTGGGAGTCCGAGCAGGTGGAGGACGCGGAACTGGTGGTCGCCGCCTTCGGCATCCACGGCCGCATGTGCAGGGACCTGGTCACTAGGATGCGCGCCCAGGGCAGGAAGGTCGGGTTCATCCGGCCCATCACCCTGTGGCCGTTCCCGGACAAGGCGTTCTCGGCCCTTCCCGAATCGGTGAAGAACATCCTGGTGGTGGAAATGAACCACGGTCAGATGGTCGACGACGTCCGGCTGGCCGTGAACGGGCGGATCCCGGTCCATTTCCTCGGCAAGACCGGCGGCGACATGCCCATGAACACCCTGGCAGAAATGGTTGCCGAAGCAGAAAGAATCCTGGGGGAATAA